TTCCACGAATCGTGGGATCAGCACGGCAACCTGAAAAACGGCATCGCGGCGAACTGCAAGGACACCGATCAGGCCAGCGCGGCGCTGGTCAAAGACTTGAAGCAGCACGGCATGTTGAAAGACACGCTCGTGATTTGGGGCGGTGAATTCGGTCGCACGCCGATGGTGCAGGGCGGCAACGATGGCCGCGACCATCATCCGAATTCTTTCACGATGTGGCTGGCTGGCGGCGGATTCAAGGGAGGAACAGTCCACGGCTCGACTGACGAACTCGGTTTCAACGTGGCCGAAAATCCCGTCCACGTTCACGACCTGCACGCCACGATCCTGCATCAACTGGGCTTCAATCACAAGCAGCTGACTCACCGCTTTCAGGGGCGAGACTACCGGCTGACGGACGTGCATGGTGAGGTTGTGAAAGAACTGCTGGGCTGAGGCGCCAATGTCTGGCGCTCGGAGGCGTGCAGGCTTGAACAGCCTTCCAGACAACCGCAGAAGCGTTTCCGAGCGGTAGCTCGAATCGGCTGGCGGGCCAACCCGCCTACGGTGTTGCGACCAGAATTTGGTTGTCGACCTTCCGCACGCCGGGACGCAGCCGGACAAGGTTGGCGGCCAGGCGAGCGGCGTCGGTATTCGGAGCCTGGCCGGTCAGAACAGCTGTCCCTTGAGCGTCCACGCTAACGGCGACGGAACGCAGCTCTGGCCGCACGGTGGCGACACGCTGAATCGGTGGACGACTGCGGCCCATCAGAAGGTTGGTGCCTCGGGACGCCGGATAGGCGAATGCCAACCGCAGAGCAACTCGCACCTGACGCGGGGTTCCCGTTGACTGAGCCTGGCCGCCGGTGGGCACATCGGTATTGGTGATGGCTCGGAACTGCCGATTGCTTGTATTTTGAGTTTGGATGCCGCCGCCAACAAAGCCGCCCGCGTTGTTTCCGCCAATGAATGTGTCTGCGATGTTTCCACCCGCAACGGCACCGTCCTGAGACGCTCGGCCACCGGGGCCGGTGGTGGTCACTCCGCCGGGACCGTCAGTCGTGCCGCCTGCGTCAGCACCACCACCTGCTGCGCCGCCGCCACCTGTCGCCGCGTTTCCGCCGCCAGCGGCCGCTCCGCCACCGTTCAACTGACCGACCTGCGCGGAGGCCAATGGTGTGAGCAGCGAGAATGCGAGTGTAGCGGCCACAACCGCAAATTTTCGAAACAGCATTTGATCCATCCTTTGACACAAGCCATGCAGGCAATGTCGACCAACTCGATTCATTCTACCGGCTTCCGGCGCGGACGACACTCTTCGTATCGCAATTCCAACGGCATTCAAGCCCGCCTAACCCGCTACTAAGGGCGACCAGGCCAACAAATCCTCCTCTTTGTCAGGCCAAATCGGCTCATTCGCTTCAGTCCGACGTCCGGCCAAAACGATTGACGAAACCGACACGATCGCGTTCTCACTGCCGGAAAGTTGCATTGTGACAGTGATAAGACATCGCCGAACGCCTTGGCGATGACCGGCGTTTTCCACCAATCCCGGGGAATCGCTGCATTCGGTTCAGTGCGAGCTGACGGCCTGAGTACAATCCGGGGTCTATTACGTGACGGTGGCCTCCAGCCGCCGCGCCATATCAATGCTGACGCAGGAAGCCTCAGCCACGCCGGAACGTCCTGAAACACCATGTCACCCAAAAAACGCAGCCAGACCCCTTCCACGTCCACCGCTCCTGGTCAGTCGCGCCGCGGCAAGACGCAGACCAACATCGGCCGTCCCGCATTCCTGTCCGATGGCGAAAAGGGGACGCGGCTGCAGAAGTTTCTGGCCGTCGCCGGAGTTGATTCGCGGCGGCACTGCGAAGACTTCATTCGTGACGGCCGAGTCACCGTGGACGGCGAAGTGGTGACCAACCCAGCCGTTTCGGTCCAGCCTGACGACCAGGACGTGCGTCTCGACGGCGAACGATTGCGGATGCCTCGCTATCGCTACTACCTTCTGAACAAACCCAAAGGTGTGGTCTGTACCAACAACGATCCGGCCGGTCGTCCGCGAGCCGTGGATCTTTGCCCTAACATGGACCAGCGACTATTCACCGTCGGTCGCCTGGACGAAAACACCGAAGGCCTGTTGCTGGTAACCAACGACGGCGCTTTGGCCGAACACCTGGCTCACCCCCGCTACGAAGTTGTGCGGCGTTATCGAGTTCAGGTGGCCGGCATTCCAGAAAAAGAAGCGCTGGCCGAACTTCGCGACGGCATGTACTTTTCGGACGGCTTCTTCCGGTTTCAAAACCTGCGAGTACTCAAGAAGAAGGGCCGCAGCACATTCATCGAAATTGAACTGCAGGAAGGCAAGAACCGCGAAATCCGCCGCCTGTTCGCTCGAGTCGGTCATAAGGTGATCCACTTGCAACGAATTTCCTTTGGGCCGCTACGAGTCGGTCAGTTGGAAATCGGCAAGTGCCGCGAATTACGTTCTCAGGAATTAAAGGAACTGTACGACTTCATCCGCCAGGCGCCGCATTCGCGCAGCGTCGGAAAGCCGCGCCGCAAGCCGCGTGACGCAGCGAAGAAGAAGTTTGCCTCCGGCGGGAAGAAGTCGACTTCAGAAAAGTCGCCGGCGAAAGAAACGGGTTCACGTCGCGGAGCAGGCCGATACAGTCCGGTGAAAAAGGGTGCCGTGAAAAAATCGGCGGCGAAGAAGAAGTCGGTCAAGAAACGACCCTCCGCCGGAAAGAAGAAGGGCGGACGTCGCGGGAAGTAGATTCCTGGATGAGGCCCGTGTTTTTTACAAAAGGCGGACGTCTATCGCGTTGGATTCGATCGAATACTGCGGCACACTTTCTATGATTCGCCAACCAACGCCCGTCATTCAGTAAGTGAGCCAATGTCCGACACAACCACCGACTGCCTTCCCGGAATGATGTTTTCAGCTAAGCGGCACGTGGCTATGGTGGATACCGTGCGGCAGATGGCGACCGACACGTGGGCCGTGCGGATTCGGCAGCCGGAGCTCGCTAAGCAGATCACGCCGGGGCAGTTTTTTATGGTGCGGCAGCCGACCGGCAGCGATCCATTGCTGGGCCGTCCGTTCGCTTTGTACGACATCTATCACGATGACAATGAGGCACCAGCCGGTGTGGAATTCGGCTTCGTCGTGGTCGGCAAGCTGACATCGTTAATGAGCGGTTGGAAGGCGGGCCACGAAGTGGAAGTCTGGGGGCCGCTGGGGAACGGGTTTCCCGTGCCCACCGCGAAGCACGTGATTTGCGTGGCGGGCGGCATCGGACAGACACCGTTTCTGGGCGTCGTGCGAGAAGCTTTGGGGCACCAGCAGTACGGAGCACAGGCTCGGGCGTTAACTCACAAACCAGAATCCGTCACGTTGTGCTACGGTGTTCGATCGAAAGACTACCTGGCCGGGTTGGACGACTTCGACGTGCCCGGTTTGCAGCTTGAGGTTGCCACTGACGACGGCAGCTACGGGCATCACGGATTCGTGACGGCGCTGCTGCAGGAGTGCCTGGACAAACAGAAGCAGGATACTCAGGTGTACTGCTGCGGTCCGGAACCCATGATGAAGGCCGTCGCCGAATTGTGTGCCACGGAATCCGTGCCGTGCTTGTTGTCGCTGGAAACACCAATGGCCTGCGGCTTTGGAGCCTGCTTTAGCTGTGTGACGAAGGTCCGCGAAGACGACGGTTCATGGGACTATCGTCGCACCTGCGTGGAAGGCCCCGTCTTCGATGCCGAGCGGCTGGTTTTGTAGGTCGCGTCGAATGCCAACGTGGCCACAACCATCCCTCCTGCAATTTATTGCGGGAGGGGGCGAACGAGCAAAGCGAGTTCGGGGGAGGGCTGCCTGAGTAACAACTGCAGCAATCGTCCGCTGCGGCCACGGAGCAACGCCCCCTCCTGGACATTGCTTCGCTTCGTCCGACCTCCCCCGGACGCTTCGCTGGGGGAAGTGTGGCGCCGCGTGCTGGTGCATGCGGTATCGAGCAGCGTGTCTACTTGCGGAGTTTTTTCTGCAGCTTGTTTTTTGAATTCACCTGCACCACATTCGGCACGTGTTCGGCGCGTTCTTCTTCTGAGTAATCTGCATAAGTACAGATAATCACAAGGTCGCCGACTTCAAACAGCCGTGCTGCAGCGCCGTTCAGACAGATGACGCCGGAACCCGCTTCGCCCGGAATCGCGTACGTGGCGATGCGGTTACCATTCGTGATGTCATAGACTTCGACACGTTCGAATTCGACGATGTCGGCAGCTTCCATCAGCTTGCTGTCGACGGTGATGCTGCCTTCGTAATTGAGGTCAGCTTCCGTCACCGTGGCGCGATGGATCTTGGATTTCAGCAACGTACGTTTCATGTCAGTATTTTCGGTCACCGCAGCGTCGCTTCAAGCTTTTCTTTGCACGCGGCCAAAATGTCCTGGACTGCGGCCTCAACTTCCTCAGCCGTGAGAGTCCGGTCGGCGGCCAGAAAACGGCAGGAAACCAGGTACGACTTCTTATCCGCGTCGATGCCTTTGCCGCGATACTGACCGCTGAAAGACACGTCCTGCAGCAGACTTCCACCGGCTGACCGGACGACTTCGGACAACTCAGCCCATGTGACCGATTCGGCCAGCACGAGATTCAAATCGCGGGAAACGGTAGGAAAAATTGGCAGCGGAGCATACATCCGGTTCGGCTCGAACAGCTCTTCCAGCAGGCTGACGTTTACTTCGGCCACGGTCGCCGCGTCATGCAGGCCGACGGTATCCGTCAGCGAACGATCCAGCTCGCCCACCCAGCCAAACAGTCGCCCGTTTAGTTTCAGAGTCGCGCCACGGCCCTGTCCGAATTCCGCCAGGTCGGTTGGTTCGGCAGACAGCTCAGCAAGAGGCGCGACACGGTTCACAATCGATTCGACGATGCCTTTCACCTCAAGAAAATCGCTTCCTGCCACAAGGCCCAGCATCATCGGTTCGGCTTCGTGTTCCGGTTTTCCTTCACCGGCTGACAGATAGACTTTGGCGATCTCAAACAGTTTGGCGTTCGCCGTTCCATGCCGTTCGTTCTGGCGTCGACACTGCAACAGGCAGGGCACCAGACTTTGTCGCATCTGGTTTTCGTGACTGCGCGACGAATGGTTCACCGCCACGGCCGCGATTTCGCTGCGAGGTTTGAACAACTGGCGTTGGTCTTCGCTGACGAATGACAGAGTCAGCGATTCGAAAAAGCCGCAGCCTGGCAACAGAGTTCGAATAGCGTCCCCCACTTCTTCACGACGGCTTTTTGATGTTGCGACAACCGGCAGCGGAGTTGTGTCGGGAATCTGATCGTAGCCATGAATGCGAGCGACCTCTTCGATTAAGTCGCATTCCCTGGTGAGATCCAATCGCCACGACGGAGCCGTAAACGTGGCCGTGTCTGCCGATTCTTCGACGCAGTTCAGGCCCAGATCTTTGAGAATGCTTACACACTCGGCAGCAGGAATGTCGATGCCGAGGATGCGTTTGACCTGAGCGAACCGCAGCATCACCGGCTCAGAATCGCTCGGGCTGCTGCCAGCCACCACGGAACCGTCCAGCGTCGTGCCGCCCGCCACCTGCACAATCAGTTCGCAGCAACGCCGGGAAGCCCAGTCGATGTTATGCCGGTTGACTCGACGTTCGAAGCGAAACGACGACGGACTGTGCAGCTTGAGGGCTCGCGCCGTGGCGCGGACCGAAACGGGTTCGAAAGATGCCGTTTCCACCAGCACGCTGGTCGTACTGTCGGAAATTTCCGTATCCAGACCGCCCATCACTCCGGCAACCGCAACCGGCCGCTTTGCGTCCGCGATCACGCACATGTCGTCTGCCAGTTCGTATTCCTTCTGGTCGATGGCCGTGATCTTTTCGCCCTTGCTCGCTCGGCGAACGACGATCTGACCGCCCTGCAGTTTTTCAAAGTCGAAGGCGTGCAATGGCTGACCGCATTCCAGCATCACGTAGTTCGTGACGTCGACAACGTTGTTGACGGAATTGATTCCGGCCGCCAGCAGCCGATCTTTCAACCAGTCGGGGCTGGGGCCAATTTTCACACCATTAACAACCCGTGCGTGATATTCGTGACACAGGTCGGGGCAGTCGATTTGCACGGCGGCCGCGTCAGCCGATTTCTCGCTCGCGGCGACCGGAGCAGGTTCCGGCGATTTCAGTGTCTTTTTAAACAACACCGAAACCTCACGCGCGACTCCCAGATGGCCGAGGCAATCTGGTCGATTGCTGGTGACTTCCAGGTCAATCGCCACGTCGTCGCCGACGGGGTTGAATTCTTCCAGATTCAGCCCGGACATGGTGAGGCGATCCGTCAGATCTTCGACGGACATGTCCAGTTCAACGTATTCGGCGAGCCAGTTTTTGCTGACAATCATGGTGCAAGCTGCTGCGTAGGGCGAGGGTGGCGATCAACAGGGCGGGCAGTGTAGCGGATCCAGCGGATGGCCGAAACTGCTGCGGGGCGTTCAGCGAGGAAGTGGCTGCGAAGCTACTGGAGCTGTCGAAAATACGGCTCAGGCGAACGGATTCACGACCGTCAAGGACCCGTACGCCATCCCGGCGTCGAGGTCTTCAGAATAAAGCGTATCCACGCCAGCGTCGATGCACGCCGCCAACAACATGTTGTCCCAATGAGAGAGGCTGTATCGGGCGTAGAGTGACAGGGCGGTCGCAATAGCATTCCGAGACGGCGATACCAGAGGAAACACTCGCAGCCATTCTTCTATTTCCGGTGCGATATCCGTCGCAGGAAATCGTCCCGTCGCCGCGAATCTTCGCAGGCAGCTCAAATATTCCGCCGTCACCTGCCAAAGCAACACGGTGTCAGCTTCAGACACCAGTCGCGTGAGCAGATCAGATGCCTGTTCCTGCTTCTCAGGTTCCCCGAAATCAACTGTGTACACCAATAAATTCGTATCAATTGCGTTCATGCAACTGATCCCGAGTAAACCGAAGTCCGCCGGAATGGAAACGACGCTCCGCCGCCCGTTTTAGCAATCGTCCCAGTGCTTCCTGCCTTTGGAGTCGTTCCTCGTCTTCTACGGACGTAGTGGCTCGCAACGTGACTTCCACGCGACTGTTGTTCGGAATATCGACCTCCCCGTCGAGTTGTACCACTCCGTTGATGAGGGTGCCTCTGGCGTGTTTTTCCATCGTTCTGCTCTCTACTAACTGCGAATCGAAAGTTCAGGAAACTGACTCGCAACCTGGTGCGATTGTAGCAGTTCGCACCGACTGAGCCGACACAAATGTGCCCAAAACACGGTGCCTCTTGCTCACCAGTGAACCCGAACCGGAATTTCTGTAAGTCGACGTCGATTCGCGTTACCAATACTCTTGGGTCAATCTCCGACCATCGGCCTACACCGACTCTTGGTTCGGTACTTCGCCTCATAAGGGTTTCCGTTGGATGAAATCGACCACAAGTCGCTGTTCCTGAAATGGCTGGACGAGCATGGCTCGGCCGTCATCAAGGTGGCGCGTGCGTACACGCTCACCAGCGATGACTGTCAGGACTTGGCTCAGGAAATTCTGCTGCAGGCGTGGAAGTCGTTGCCCAGCTTCGAGCAAAAAGCGACAGCGGCCACGTGGTTTTATCGCGTCGCTCTGCACACGGCGATGAACTGGCAACGTAAGGACAAACCTCGCCGATCCGGACAAAAGCCGTTGTTGGAAGTCCACACTCTGGCAAGCGACGGAACCGACAGCGCCGAACAGGCTCAGCACAAAGACACGGTCGAACGGCTGTACGAAGCCATTCATCAGTTGCCGGAAGGCGACGCCGCGCTGGTGCTGCTGTACCTGGACGAACTCAGCTATCGCGAAATGTCGGAAGTGCTGGGCATTTCGGAAAGCAATGTGGGAGTGAAGCTGAATCGAGCGAAGAAGTCGTTGAGTGCACTGATGAATGGCCGGGACTAAAACGAGGACAGCCACATGGCCCCTGATGAATTTCAAAAAGCATGGCAGGCACATCTGTCGCAAACTCGCGTGACCGTCGACGCCGATTTGCTACGGAAAGAAGTGCAGCTTGAACAACACAACTTCCGAGCAACGATCCTCGGTCGGGACTTCACCGAGATCGGCCTCGCACTGGTGATGATTCCGTGCTGGGTTGTGATGGGAATCATGTGGTCGTTGCCATGGACCTGGTATTTATCGATCCCGGTGCTGATCTGGATGGCCGGTTTTATGTTGGTCTATCGAAAGCGACACGCGCAGCCGCCCAGTCAGCCGGATGATTCGTTGGTGGACTGCGTGCAGCGTTCGCTGAAGGAACAGGAAGACCAAATTTGGTTGTTGCGAAATGTTCTCTGGTGGTATCTGCTTCCGCCCGGGATTGCCGTTTGCGCTTTTTTTGCTCAGGTCTCATGGCAGTTGCAGGATGCCGGCTGGTTGCTGGCACTGATCTTCTTCGTTGGGTTATTCATGTTTGTAGTCGTGCTCTACGCATTCATCTATTACCTAAATCAACGTGCGGTCCGAATGCAGCTTGAACCCAAACGCGATGCGCTGCAGACGTTGCTCACGAGTCTCACCGATGAATCGGCTAATAGTGATAGTGAAGGAGTCCAAACGGTAACAGTGTCCGTGGCGTCTTTGGCAGAAACCCAAGCTCCATTACCGCCGGTAAAGTTTCTCAAGACAAGACTGGCGATCGGGTTGATCGGATTCGTCGCGATCATGGGTGCTATGATCGGAGGAGTCTTGTTTTTCGTCGACGCAGATTCGCCTGGTTTCAGACATGGCTTCAACGCGGAACGACAGGCAAGACGATCACCGTTCGAAGCCGTGCGGTGGCAGAATTCTTTGCCGGAAGTCAGGCTGGATAATGAGTGGTTCAAGCTGGTATCACTGAACGACATACCGGCTGAGGAAATCGTGTCCTTCAGTCGGCGCACCTACGAAGACCAGTACCGCAAACGATTCGAAGAAGACCTTGTTGAGATTTTGAAGGGCATGAAGAACCCGCCCGGTGACACGGTCACGCTTGAGTTACAGTCGTTGACCTCGTCGAAAACGGAAGTCCGAAAAGACGTGCCGATGACGTACGAGAATCGACAAGCGATACGGGATGCGGCCGCAGATCAACCGAGGTCGCAGTCGCGGCGTGAACGAGTGTCACAACCACCAGTGTCGATCGACGACGCTAAGCAATTTCGCGAACGAGTCGACACCTTTCTGCAACGAGCGCGAATCGAGACCGGGTTCGCGGGCGTGGTGCTGGTGGCTCGCGCAGGCGAACCAGTGTATGAAGGTACCTTCGGCTATTCGCATCTGGAATCGAAGACTCCGAATTCGTTGGACACGCCGTTTCGCATCGCTGGCCTGTCGCAGACGTTCACCGCAGCCGCGATCTTCGCCCTCGAAGCCGATGGCGAACTAAGTATCGATGATCCCGTCTTCAAGTATCTGCCGGAATTCGAAGCAGAGCCGTACCGCGCGATCACGATTTATCACCTGCTGACGCATTCATCAGGACTGCCGTATCTGCCCGGCGGTGCCTGGTTCAAAATGCGGACAAAGCCAACGCCATTGGAAGACTATGTGCGGCTGGCTGTCAAACACCCACTCTCGTTCGACACGGGCACGCGAGCCTACCATTCCAGGATCGGCTATCACGTCCTGTCGGCGATCATTGAAAAAGTCTCCGGAGACGACTACGCCCACTTCATGCAGGAACGGTTGTTTACACCGTTGGGCCTGCAACAGACCGGGGTCGCTCAGATTTCACAACCGCCGAGCGAAGCCAAAGTCGCTGAGACTACCAGCTTCAGCGTGGTCGCTCAGGGCGAGCCGACGCCGTATTTCGTGGGCACCCTTCGACACTACGGCATCGGCTACGGCAGCTCAGGCATCTATTCCAGCGCGAACGACCTGCTGAAGTGGAACCGAGTCCTCGCTGGTGACGACTTCTTCTCCGCCGAACAAACGACGCGCCTGTTTCGTCCGTTCAAAAGAAACTATGCCTGCGGCTGGATCATTGAAACATTGAAGGACGATCGGTTTCTTCAAACAAACATCGGCAAGTTCGCCGGGCACACCTGCCGCATGATGCGAGTCCCGGAAGACGATCTGGTGATCATCGCCCTGGGCAACGTGGACACGTCCGACGAAATCGAAGCCATGCTGGAACAACTGTTTCGCCTGTGTCGGTCACTGTCGTATGAGGAGTAGCTTGCCGGAAGCTCTGAATCCTGCGTCGGTAAGACTGAAGTCGAGTCCATCGCCAGATGACAATCAAAGTCACAAGGCAGCACATTGACGCGCTGGCCGGCTCCGGGATTGCGCTCGTTACGATGCGTATCTGATCCACCGCGTTGGACGTCGAAAAATCGAAACGAATCGAACGGTCAGAAAGGACTTCCAGAGAATCCAGGATTGTAAAGTCGTCGAAGTCAAGGCCGCGACGAGAGCTTGCGCTCGTTGGGTAGACCGTCCCGGGCGCAGCTAACTCTGCGTCTGAGTTGTTCAAAGCGAATGGTAGAAGCATGACTCCCACAATGGGATCAGCAAATTCTACCGTGCCCTGGAACCTGGGAGCACCAAAGTTCGGATCAAAATGCATCAGGTAGGAGTTGACGGTTAGACCGGCGGGCAGATCCATCGGGTCCATGTCTGCATTCTCATCGTATGTCCCAACTGCTCCGGGAATACTCACTCTTGTGTCCGCCAACAGTTGATAACCTGACCGTTCCTGAAAGACGATTCCTGAAGTACTACTTTCGATGACGCCAATTCCGACGGAAGCTGGCGGTGCAGTGATTTGAATATCACCGGTGACGGCGACAATGTCAGCGCAGGCACTTGGGTGGGCAAGCGTTGTCAGAAGAAGCGCAAGGGGCAGGAAGGCAAATCGTGGTTGCTTGTTGGTCATGCGATTACCCTAACTGCGGTGCGGAGACGAATTCAACCTGAAATTAAGAGTTTCGGTTTGAGGCACTGCGGATAATTGTGCAAGAACCGACCTTGCATCCGTAGGCTGGAACCAGCGCAT
This DNA window, taken from Fuerstiella marisgermanici, encodes the following:
- a CDS encoding pseudouridine synthase codes for the protein MSPKKRSQTPSTSTAPGQSRRGKTQTNIGRPAFLSDGEKGTRLQKFLAVAGVDSRRHCEDFIRDGRVTVDGEVVTNPAVSVQPDDQDVRLDGERLRMPRYRYYLLNKPKGVVCTNNDPAGRPRAVDLCPNMDQRLFTVGRLDENTEGLLLVTNDGALAEHLAHPRYEVVRRYRVQVAGIPEKEALAELRDGMYFSDGFFRFQNLRVLKKKGRSTFIEIELQEGKNREIRRLFARVGHKVIHLQRISFGPLRVGQLEIGKCRELRSQELKELYDFIRQAPHSRSVGKPRRKPRDAAKKKFASGGKKSTSEKSPAKETGSRRGAGRYSPVKKGAVKKSAAKKKSVKKRPSAGKKKGGRRGK
- the panD gene encoding aspartate 1-decarboxylase, with product MKRTLLKSKIHRATVTEADLNYEGSITVDSKLMEAADIVEFERVEVYDITNGNRIATYAIPGEAGSGVICLNGAAARLFEVGDLVIICTYADYSEEERAEHVPNVVQVNSKNKLQKKLRK
- a CDS encoding BON domain-containing protein; this encodes MLFRKFAVVAATLAFSLLTPLASAQVGQLNGGGAAAGGGNAATGGGGAAGGGADAGGTTDGPGGVTTTGPGGRASQDGAVAGGNIADTFIGGNNAGGFVGGGIQTQNTSNRQFRAITNTDVPTGGQAQSTGTPRQVRVALRLAFAYPASRGTNLLMGRSRPPIQRVATVRPELRSVAVSVDAQGTAVLTGQAPNTDAARLAANLVRLRPGVRKVDNQILVATP
- the pheT gene encoding phenylalanine--tRNA ligase subunit beta, with amino-acid sequence MIVSKNWLAEYVELDMSVEDLTDRLTMSGLNLEEFNPVGDDVAIDLEVTSNRPDCLGHLGVAREVSVLFKKTLKSPEPAPVAASEKSADAAAVQIDCPDLCHEYHARVVNGVKIGPSPDWLKDRLLAAGINSVNNVVDVTNYVMLECGQPLHAFDFEKLQGGQIVVRRASKGEKITAIDQKEYELADDMCVIADAKRPVAVAGVMGGLDTEISDSTTSVLVETASFEPVSVRATARALKLHSPSSFRFERRVNRHNIDWASRRCCELIVQVAGGTTLDGSVVAGSSPSDSEPVMLRFAQVKRILGIDIPAAECVSILKDLGLNCVEESADTATFTAPSWRLDLTRECDLIEEVARIHGYDQIPDTTPLPVVATSKSRREEVGDAIRTLLPGCGFFESLTLSFVSEDQRQLFKPRSEIAAVAVNHSSRSHENQMRQSLVPCLLQCRRQNERHGTANAKLFEIAKVYLSAGEGKPEHEAEPMMLGLVAGSDFLEVKGIVESIVNRVAPLAELSAEPTDLAEFGQGRGATLKLNGRLFGWVGELDRSLTDTVGLHDAATVAEVNVSLLEELFEPNRMYAPLPIFPTVSRDLNLVLAESVTWAELSEVVRSAGGSLLQDVSFSGQYRGKGIDADKKSYLVSCRFLAADRTLTAEEVEAAVQDILAACKEKLEATLR
- a CDS encoding serine hydrolase domain-containing protein; translated protein: MAPDEFQKAWQAHLSQTRVTVDADLLRKEVQLEQHNFRATILGRDFTEIGLALVMIPCWVVMGIMWSLPWTWYLSIPVLIWMAGFMLVYRKRHAQPPSQPDDSLVDCVQRSLKEQEDQIWLLRNVLWWYLLPPGIAVCAFFAQVSWQLQDAGWLLALIFFVGLFMFVVVLYAFIYYLNQRAVRMQLEPKRDALQTLLTSLTDESANSDSEGVQTVTVSVASLAETQAPLPPVKFLKTRLAIGLIGFVAIMGAMIGGVLFFVDADSPGFRHGFNAERQARRSPFEAVRWQNSLPEVRLDNEWFKLVSLNDIPAEEIVSFSRRTYEDQYRKRFEEDLVEILKGMKNPPGDTVTLELQSLTSSKTEVRKDVPMTYENRQAIRDAAADQPRSQSRRERVSQPPVSIDDAKQFRERVDTFLQRARIETGFAGVVLVARAGEPVYEGTFGYSHLESKTPNSLDTPFRIAGLSQTFTAAAIFALEADGELSIDDPVFKYLPEFEAEPYRAITIYHLLTHSSGLPYLPGGAWFKMRTKPTPLEDYVRLAVKHPLSFDTGTRAYHSRIGYHVLSAIIEKVSGDDYAHFMQERLFTPLGLQQTGVAQISQPPSEAKVAETTSFSVVAQGEPTPYFVGTLRHYGIGYGSSGIYSSANDLLKWNRVLAGDDFFSAEQTTRLFRPFKRNYACGWIIETLKDDRFLQTNIGKFAGHTCRMMRVPEDDLVIIALGNVDTSDEIEAMLEQLFRLCRSLSYEE
- a CDS encoding dihydroorotate dehydrogenase electron transfer subunit — translated: MSDTTTDCLPGMMFSAKRHVAMVDTVRQMATDTWAVRIRQPELAKQITPGQFFMVRQPTGSDPLLGRPFALYDIYHDDNEAPAGVEFGFVVVGKLTSLMSGWKAGHEVEVWGPLGNGFPVPTAKHVICVAGGIGQTPFLGVVREALGHQQYGAQARALTHKPESVTLCYGVRSKDYLAGLDDFDVPGLQLEVATDDGSYGHHGFVTALLQECLDKQKQDTQVYCCGPEPMMKAVAELCATESVPCLLSLETPMACGFGACFSCVTKVREDDGSWDYRRTCVEGPVFDAERLVL
- a CDS encoding PIN domain-containing protein codes for the protein MNAIDTNLLVYTVDFGEPEKQEQASDLLTRLVSEADTVLLWQVTAEYLSCLRRFAATGRFPATDIAPEIEEWLRVFPLVSPSRNAIATALSLYARYSLSHWDNMLLAACIDAGVDTLYSEDLDAGMAYGSLTVVNPFA
- a CDS encoding RNA polymerase sigma factor encodes the protein MDEIDHKSLFLKWLDEHGSAVIKVARAYTLTSDDCQDLAQEILLQAWKSLPSFEQKATAATWFYRVALHTAMNWQRKDKPRRSGQKPLLEVHTLASDGTDSAEQAQHKDTVERLYEAIHQLPEGDAALVLLYLDELSYREMSEVLGISESNVGVKLNRAKKSLSALMNGRD